The genomic region AAAGATAAATAAAGTCTTATTGCTTCTTTCCTTATTGACGGTGATATATCAGTAAACAAATCTTTTAATATTTCACAATCCAATCTTCCTAATTTTTCAAGATATTTTAATGCAGATAGTCTTACATCAGGACTATTATCTTTTAACATTTCATGCATATGTGTAATTTCTACCTTTTGTTTAGATAATTCCTGTATAGATTTAGCTTTTACAGTTGAAACTTTAGATTCTAATAATTCGAGATAGAGTCTCATATTATCATGTCTTATTTTTTCCTGTAAAATCTTATATGCTTCTATAATTGGATTTGACATTTTACCACTCCTCAGAATAAATATTTAATCCATAATTTTCTAGTTGAAATTTTAATATTTTATCCTCTTTTTCTATATCAACATTTTTGCCTATATATAAATATTCATATGTTTTTCTATTATATTCATCTACAAATACCATTTTTAAATAATTTGAATATTTTTCTATTTGTAATTTTTCTCCATTTTTACGTTCAAATTCAAAATATTTTTTATATCCTACATCTTTAAAATCAACTGTTTCAACTTTTATATCATCTCTAAAAAATCGAAATACATTTACAATGCTATTTTCTATATTTATTATATTAAAATTTATATATAAAATTTGTTTAAACATAATAATTGTCCTTGCAAATAAAGCAAGGACAATTATAGATAATATTGAAATTAAAATTAATGATATTGATGTTTCTAACATAAGATATCCTTTTTTCATCCTATTGGCTCCGAAAAGAATAGTGAAAAATCTTTTCTTCCATTTAAAAATCGAAATTGAATTTTTAAATCATCAATAAAATCTTCTGGTGGTGGAACTATATATGTTATCTTAAAAAACATATAATCTACAAGATTTGTAGAATACTCTTTTTGAGATAATGGATATCCAAATCCTGCTTTTATAGAAAAGTTTTTTTCTTTTAATTTTAATCCTGAATACATCAAAAAGATACTTCTATTTTCAGTAGCTTCTTTAGTTATTCTATCATTAAACCATGCGATACCAAAATCAATATTACTGTTATTGTTTATCTGTAAAATAGAAGTACTAACATCTATTACTGTCAAGAAATTAAAAGAGGGTGTACTAACATAAGTTATATCACTGGAAAATTCAAAATTGCTCTCTTCAAGCCCTAACATTAATGCCATATTCCAGTTATTTTCACCCGTCAATATAGTCATTCCTATATCAAAATTAATAGAAAAGATTACTAACCCAAACAAAAGAAATAAGGAAAGAAAAATTTTTTTCAAGTTATTTCACCTCAGGCTTATATTCCTCGAGTTTATCTTTATTTTTTAATCTCACATGGCCCTTTTCAATTTCTTTAAAAGCTATTGTAACTAAATTATTGTCAGAAGTTTTAACAAGTGGCTTCGCGGTTGCATCAAATCCTTCTTCTTTCAAAATTTGAACCCTTTTAGCAACCATAATAGGAACAACATATTTAAATCCTACTTTTTTCATAATTTCATCATAATTGAAATCCATCGACATGTTTATTCCTCCTCAAATTTAAAAAATGAATATTTCCCAAGGTGTTCTGTTACTCTTTCTGTTTTTATCTGTTCAGCAATAAAAATAGATATTAATTGATTTATTGCTTCGTTCAAATCTTCATTTACTATTAAATAATCAAATTCATTGATTTTTGAAAGTTCCCATTTCGCATCTGCCAACCTAATTTTTAGGTCTTTTTCTTTTTCTGTTCCTCTATTCATAAGTCTTTTCTTTAATTCAGAATAAGATGGCGGTGCTATAAAAATTAAAACTGTTTCTTTAGGCATTTTTTTTACAACGTTCAAAGCTCCTTGAACATCAATATCTAAAACGATATTCATCCCTTCATTAATTTTATCTTTTATGTACTTTTTAGAAGTTCCATATTTATGACCATGAACTTCAGCATATTCTAAAAATTCATCATTTTCAACCATTTTATCAAATGTTTTCTCATCAATAAAAAAATAATCTTTCCCATCCTTTTCACCAGGTCTCGGTGGTCTTGTTGTATATGATATAGAAAAAGAAAATCCTTCTAATTTTGACATTGCATTTTTTATAATTGAAGATTTCCCTACACCGCTTGGGCCACTCACTACGTAAAGAATACCTTTGGTCATTTAGAATATACCTCTCTCCTTATTTTTTCCAACGCACTCTCAACATCATAGAAATTCTGCATAAATCTTCCACTTATAGTTTCTGGTTGAATAGCACTTAAAATAATATGATTGCTATCTGTAATCACTATAGCTCTTGTCTTTCTTCCATATGTTGCATCTATTAATTTACCTTCTTCTTTTGCTATATCCTTTAATCTTTTTAATGGCGATGATTCAGGATTAACAATAGCGATTACCCTATCACCAATAACGACATTACCAAAACCAATATTTATTAAACCGTACACAACTTACACCTCCGATAATAAATTTATTATTAATGAATATTTTGTACCTGCTCTTTTATTTTATTCACATGTAATCTACCATCAATAGATAATGCTGTTATTTCTTTTAATTTGGATTTTGAAGCTATTGTATTAAATTCTCTATGCATCTCTTGAGCCAAAAAATCAAGATTTTGTCCCAATGACTCCAAATTTGATGAAGAAACTTCTCTAAATTTTTTCACATGCATTTTCAACCTATCGATTTCTTCTGTAATATCTCCTCTTTCCAATATAAGTGCTATCTCATATTCTAATCTTTCTTTATTATAATCTATTTCTAAATCCAGATCTTTTAATGATTCTTTTAATTTTTCTTTATAATATTCTTTCATTTTAGAAGAATGCTTTTCTATTTGAATTGTAATTTCTTCTATTTTATCAACATATCCCATTAAAACCTTATATATTTTTTCTCCTTCAGACTCTTGCGTTTCTATCGTTTTACTAATTGCTTTCAACAATACTTTTTCCAACCCATTCCATATATATTCTAAATCTTTTTCATCAATTGAATACCTCATTATCTCTTTAAATTTAATCAGCAAATCAAGGTTAGGTAAATCACTTAAATGAAGATATTGTGCAAGCTCATTTAATGCATCATAGTAAGATTTTGCAAGTGCTTTATCTATTTTTATTATATCTTTTGGCTGTAATAGTCTGATATCTATATATACATTTAGGGATCCTCTTTTAAAATGTTTTTTTAAAATATCATTCACCTTTAACTCTAAAGACGAATATATCCATGGTAAATTTGTTTTTATGTTTAAGTGTTTCCCATTTAATGATTTTATTTCTACTGTATAACTATAATTCTCGATATTTTCCTCTATTCTCCCGTAACCTGTCATACTTCTCATATTCTCACCTCTTTTTACTATACATTATACACCAAATTCTTTAAAAAATCAAAATATTTAAGAAAATTTAATCTTAAATGTACTACCTTTGCCCATATCACTTATAACCTCTATTTTCACCTTAATTTTCTCACTTATCCTTTTAGCAATAGACAATCCTAAACCAAAACCTTTTGTTGAACGAGATTTATCAGATTTATAAAATCTCTCAAATATTTTAGGTATTTCTTCCTTTGCAATCCCAGGCCCCTTATCAATAATTTCAATAGAATTGTCTAATAATTTTATAAAAATTTCATTTTCATTATTTAATTTAGTATATTTTATAGCATTTTCAATAATAACCTTAAGTAATATGCTCAGATAATCTTTATTAGTATTTATATATATATCTTTTAATTCTGTATTTATTTTTATGTTTTCATTTTTATAAATTCCTATAATCTTTTCTATTACTTCTTTCAAATTTACTTTTTCAAATTTTATTTCTTCATCTGCTTTAGTCAATAATAATAAATTCTCTACCATTTCTTTTAAATAATTAGATGATTCTTTCATATTATTCAATGATTCATAAAAAACCTCTTCATCTTCCTTTCCCCATCTCTCAATTAATTTAATATATCCAACTATTGAGGTTAAAGGAGTTCTTAACTCATGAGATACGTCAGAAACAAATTGTTTTTGTAATTCATACCCTTTATTTATCTTTTCTAACATTGAATTAATATTTTTTGTTAATGTATGAAATTCTATAAATTTTTGTTCTGGTATTCTTTTATCCAAACTTTCTACATTTATTTCGGATATTTCTTTTGATATTTCCAATAAAGGTTTCAAAGACTGTTTTGCAAAGTAATAAGAAATAAAAATAGAAATTAAAACACTTATCAAACTAAGTCTAAAAGATAATAAATTAAATGTTCCAAGTAAAGCCGTATATTCTAATGAAGGTCCACCTATTATTAAATTAGAATCTCCAAAAATTCTGGTTTTAATAAAAATATAATATAACCCATCTTTTTTATAAACCGCAAAATCTTTTTTTATATGATAAATTTCATCATTTACAATGCCATATGGATCATTTAATACAATACCATCTAAAATCACTACTTTATTTGATATTATACTATTTTTTAGTCTTTCAGAATCCTTTAATACATTCATATTTCTCATCATAACTCCCATTCTTTCAGACGGAAACGGTTGAGAAATCTTTTCTATCTGCTGTTTTAATATAACAGCATAAGATCTTACAGATATTCTTTCAACAAAATATCTTAATGAAAAAATAATTGCCAATAAAACAACCATCATTACCATTGTATATATAATTGTAAGATTTACAACAACACTTTTTTTACTCTTCTTTAAAAACGTAACCAACACCTCTCACTGTTTTTATTTTTTTCCCTTCATTACCTAATTTTTTTCTTAAATAATTAACATAAACTTCTACCAAATTAATATTTTCAGGATCATCATATCCCCATATTTCTTCAAGTAATTTTTCTTTTGAAATAACATTATTTTTGTTAATTATCAAATATTTCAACAAGTTAAACTCAGTAAGTGTCAAATTTATTTCTTTTCCATTTACTTTAACTTCCATTTTTTCGGAATCAATTTCTATATTAGAAGCTATTAAAACTTCATGTTTCCCCAATCTTCTTAACAGTGCTTCTATTCTGGCTAAAAGCTCTTCTATTTCAAATGGTTTTACAACATAATCATCAGCACCAGTTTTTAACCCTTCAACCCTTGAACTTACATCCCCTCTTGCTGTAAGCATTATTATTCCAACATTGTGATCATAACCTCTTATTGATTCTGCAACTTCTATCCCATCAATTTCTGGTAACATTAAGTCTAAAATTATTATATCTGGTTTAAATAATTCATATTTTTCCAAGCCTTCCTTACCATCATTAGCTATTTCAACCTGAAATCCCTCGTGCTTTAACTCTAATTCCAATAATCTCGAAATACTTTTATCATCTTCTACTACTAAAATTTTAAACACATAATCACCTTCTTAATATGTAAATCCAATATATAGTTCCTTCAATGTTGTTTCAATTATCATATAACCCCCAAAATTTTCTAAAAAGAATTTTATGCCATACTTTGTCGAAAAATCCAAATTAGATGATACTGGCTGTTCAATAATAATTGACGCTTCTCTCTTTCCAAATGTTGCCATTATAGAAAATTTCGTGTTATAATCCACAGTATCTATCAACGTACTAAAATCAAATGTCCCTTTTAAATCATATAAATAATATTTGATAAACGGAAAGGAAAAACCTGAATCAAAACCATATTTAATATTGGAAACATCTTTAAAAGATAAAATTCCATCAAATCTTCCTGTCACATCATTAAGGGTAGGAATAACTATATCCAACGAGAATACTGACTTCGCCGCAGTTCCTACATTAATCATCATTATCAATAATACAAAAATTAAAAATACCTTTTTCATCTTTTTACCCCCCTATGTTATAATATATTTGTAATCTACTAAAATTATAGTTTATTTATTTTACAATACAATTAAAACATATTATAACTAATTATAATATATTATTCTTAGAAATTACTTAAAATCAAAATAGCGAGGTGTTTAACATGGAATTTAGAGGAACCACAATCGTTGGAGTTAGAAAAAATGGAAAAACTGTAATTGCTGGTGATGGTCAAATTACACTTGGCAATACAATATTTAAAGGAACTGCAAGAAAAGTTAGAAGATTAGGAGAAGGTAAAGTTATTGCTGGTTTTGCTGGTTCAGTTGCCGATGCTTTAGCTTTATTTGAAAGATTCGAAACCAAATACAGAGCAAATGCAGGAAATTTATTAAAAGCTGCTGTTGAACTTTCTAAAGATTGGAGAACAGATAAGGTTTTAAGAAAATTAGAGGCTATGTTATTGGTAGGAGACAAAGATTATTTACTATTAATTTCAGGAAATGGTGAAGTTATTGAACCAGAAGAAAATGTAATGGCTATTGGTTCTGGCGGTCCATATGCTTTAGCTGCTGCAAAGGCATTATTGCAAAATACAGATTTAGATGCAGAAGAAATTGCAACAAAAGCTTTAAAAATAGCTGGAGATATATGTATATATACTAATCAAAATATCACTGTGGAGGTTATTGAATGAAAGAAAAAGTTTGGGTAGTAAATAATGAAATTTTACAGGATATCGAATTTTATAATGGATTTACTATAGTAGAACAAAATATGCTTGAAAAAATTTTTAAAAATGCCTATTTTATCGATAGAGAATTAGCAGAAACTGATGAATCAAAAAAACAAATTATTCCATATGTTGTTATAAAAGATGAAAAAGGTAAAATTTTAGTTGTACAAAGAACAAAAAAACAAACAGAAAAAAGATTACATAATTTATACAGCGTTGGAATTGGCGGTCATATAAACCCTATTGATGAAAGCAACAATCCTGAATTGACATTTTATAATGGATTAAACAGAGAATTAAACGAAGAATTATATATTGACAAATTAAAATCATTAGAATATGTTGGTTTGATTTTAGATGATTCAACAGAAGTTTCCAGAGTTCATCTTGGAATTCTGTTTATTGCTTATGTTACAACCGCAGATATTAGAGAAAAAGAAAATTTCAATGAATTATGGTTAGATGAATTAGAATTTAGAAATTTCAATGGTAATTTTGAAGGTTGGTCTCATATTGCATTAAGAGCTCTTGAGGTGATTTAATGCTCTTAAAAGCATATGCAAAAGTCAATCTTTTTTTAGATGTGGTGAATAAAAGAGATGACGGATATCATGACATTTTAACTTTATTTAATAGTATTCCATTATACGATGAAATTGATGTTGAATTTTCTGAAAAAGAAATATTTACATCTACTCCTAAATTAGATTTTCCATGGGAAAATAATCTAATAAAAAAAGCAATAGATACTTTTAAAAAACTAACTGGTTATAATTTCAATTTGAAAATTCATTTAAATAAAAAATTACCTCAAGGCGGTGGAATCGGTGGTGGAAGCGCTGATGCTGCCGTCATTTTAAGATTTTTAAAAGAACATTATAAAATAAGTAATTCAGATATTATAGAAATTGGGTCAAAAGTCGGTGGTGATGTACCTTTTTTAATATTTGGTGGTACCGCGATTGCTGAAGGAATTGGGGATAAACTTACATTTTTAGAACCTCTAAACCTGGATTTTGAATTTAAATTTCCAGGAATACATGTTTCAACTCCTGAAATGTATAAAGAAATTGATAATAATTGGAACAACTTAAAACATTTAGGTAATCCAATGATATTATACGAAGCTTATAAAGAAGGAAATATAGAAAAAATAAGAAAAAATTCTTTTAATATTTTTGAACAGGTTGTTTTTCTTAAATATCCAAAATTAAAAA from Marinitoga aeolica harbors:
- a CDS encoding DNA-directed RNA polymerase subunit omega; its protein translation is MSMDFNYDEIMKKVGFKYVVPIMVAKRVQILKEEGFDATAKPLVKTSDNNLVTIAFKEIEKGHVRLKNKDKLEEYKPEVK
- the gmk gene encoding guanylate kinase, giving the protein MTKGILYVVSGPSGVGKSSIIKNAMSKLEGFSFSISYTTRPPRPGEKDGKDYFFIDEKTFDKMVENDEFLEYAEVHGHKYGTSKKYIKDKINEGMNIVLDIDVQGALNVVKKMPKETVLIFIAPPSYSELKKRLMNRGTEKEKDLKIRLADAKWELSKINEFDYLIVNEDLNEAINQLISIFIAEQIKTERVTEHLGKYSFFKFEEE
- a CDS encoding DUF370 domain-containing protein, whose amino-acid sequence is MYGLINIGFGNVVIGDRVIAIVNPESSPLKRLKDIAKEEGKLIDATYGRKTRAIVITDSNHIILSAIQPETISGRFMQNFYDVESALEKIRREVYSK
- a CDS encoding YicC/YloC family endoribonuclease → MRSMTGYGRIEENIENYSYTVEIKSLNGKHLNIKTNLPWIYSSLELKVNDILKKHFKRGSLNVYIDIRLLQPKDIIKIDKALAKSYYDALNELAQYLHLSDLPNLDLLIKFKEIMRYSIDEKDLEYIWNGLEKVLLKAISKTIETQESEGEKIYKVLMGYVDKIEEITIQIEKHSSKMKEYYKEKLKESLKDLDLEIDYNKERLEYEIALILERGDITEEIDRLKMHVKKFREVSSSNLESLGQNLDFLAQEMHREFNTIASKSKLKEITALSIDGRLHVNKIKEQVQNIH
- a CDS encoding sensor histidine kinase, which gives rise to MVTFLKKSKKSVVVNLTIIYTMVMMVVLLAIIFSLRYFVERISVRSYAVILKQQIEKISQPFPSERMGVMMRNMNVLKDSERLKNSIISNKVVILDGIVLNDPYGIVNDEIYHIKKDFAVYKKDGLYYIFIKTRIFGDSNLIIGGPSLEYTALLGTFNLLSFRLSLISVLISIFISYYFAKQSLKPLLEISKEISEINVESLDKRIPEQKFIEFHTLTKNINSMLEKINKGYELQKQFVSDVSHELRTPLTSIVGYIKLIERWGKEDEEVFYESLNNMKESSNYLKEMVENLLLLTKADEEIKFEKVNLKEVIEKIIGIYKNENIKINTELKDIYINTNKDYLSILLKVIIENAIKYTKLNNENEIFIKLLDNSIEIIDKGPGIAKEEIPKIFERFYKSDKSRSTKGFGLGLSIAKRISEKIKVKIEVISDMGKGSTFKIKFS
- a CDS encoding response regulator transcription factor: MFKILVVEDDKSISRLLELELKHEGFQVEIANDGKEGLEKYELFKPDIIILDLMLPEIDGIEVAESIRGYDHNVGIIMLTARGDVSSRVEGLKTGADDYVVKPFEIEELLARIEALLRRLGKHEVLIASNIEIDSEKMEVKVNGKEINLTLTEFNLLKYLIINKNNVISKEKLLEEIWGYDDPENINLVEVYVNYLRKKLGNEGKKIKTVRGVGYVFKEE
- the hslV gene encoding ATP-dependent protease subunit HslV, with protein sequence MEFRGTTIVGVRKNGKTVIAGDGQITLGNTIFKGTARKVRRLGEGKVIAGFAGSVADALALFERFETKYRANAGNLLKAAVELSKDWRTDKVLRKLEAMLLVGDKDYLLLISGNGEVIEPEENVMAIGSGGPYALAAAKALLQNTDLDAEEIATKALKIAGDICIYTNQNITVEVIE
- a CDS encoding NUDIX domain-containing protein encodes the protein MKEKVWVVNNEILQDIEFYNGFTIVEQNMLEKIFKNAYFIDRELAETDESKKQIIPYVVIKDEKGKILVVQRTKKQTEKRLHNLYSVGIGGHINPIDESNNPELTFYNGLNRELNEELYIDKLKSLEYVGLILDDSTEVSRVHLGILFIAYVTTADIREKENFNELWLDELEFRNFNGNFEGWSHIALRALEVI
- the ispE gene encoding 4-(cytidine 5'-diphospho)-2-C-methyl-D-erythritol kinase, which encodes MLLKAYAKVNLFLDVVNKRDDGYHDILTLFNSIPLYDEIDVEFSEKEIFTSTPKLDFPWENNLIKKAIDTFKKLTGYNFNLKIHLNKKLPQGGGIGGGSADAAVILRFLKEHYKISNSDIIEIGSKVGGDVPFLIFGGTAIAEGIGDKLTFLEPLNLDFEFKFPGIHVSTPEMYKEIDNNWNNLKHLGNPMILYEAYKEGNIEKIRKNSFNIFEQVVFLKYPKLKNIKEEMLKNSIVSLMSGSGSTIFSVK